In Helianthus annuus cultivar XRQ/B chromosome 9, HanXRQr2.0-SUNRISE, whole genome shotgun sequence, the following are encoded in one genomic region:
- the LOC110880118 gene encoding probable sulfate transporter 3.4: MGLNSHNNRVDDYSTSVHANEQQNLTTVPVSVTVSGETMAIHSVCLPPEKTTWQKLQHRLSEVFFPDDPLHGFKNQSRVKKLILALQFFFPIFEWAPNYNFTLFRSDVVSGLTIASLAIPQGISYAKLANLPPIIGLYSSFVPPLIYSVLGSSKHLAVGPVSIASLVMGTMLNDAVPYNKDPNLYLKLAFTATFFAGVFQATLGFLRLGFVIDFLSKATLLGFMGGAAVIVSLQQLKGLLGITHFTNKMQIYPVLASAIQHRNEWSWQTYVMGFCFLAFLLATRHIGMRKPKLFWVSAAAPLTSVVVSTLLVTLFRSKLHSIATIGHLDKGLNPPSSNMLVFHGQYLALAIKTGIITGILSLTEGIAVGRTFAALNDYQVDGNKEMIAIGLMNMAGSCSSCYVTTGSFSRSAVNANAGAKTVVSNIVMASTVLVTLLFLMPLFRYTPNLILAAIIITAVIGLIDYQSALRLWKVDKLDFVACLSSFFGVLMISVPMGLAIAVGVSVFKILLHVTRPNTCVLGNITGTQIYQNVNRYKEAKRVPYFVILGVEAPIYFANSTYLQERILRWIREEEEWLAANNGTSVKCVIIDMTAVTGIDTSGLAMVRELKKMLEKRSLQLVLANPGGSVMEKLHQSNILESLGSEGVYLTVNEAVADISSAWKA, translated from the exons ATGGGCTTAAATTCACACAACAACCGAGTCGATGATTATTCCACTTCGGTGCATGCAAATGAACAACAAAACTTAACAACTGTTCCGGTTTCTGTAACCGTTTCCGGCGAAACAATGGCGATTCACAGTGTTTGTTTACCGCCTGAAAAAACCACGTGGCAGAAACTCCAGCATCGGTTATCGGAGGTGTTCTTTCCTGACGATCCGCTTCATGGATTTAAGAACCAATCGCGTGTTAAGAAACTGATTCTCGCTCTTCAGTTCTTCTTTCCGATTTTCGAATGGGCGCCTAATTATAATTTTACGCTTTTTCGATCCGACGTCGTTTCTGGCCTCACCATTGCCAGTTTAGCAATTCCACAg GGAATTAGCTATGCAAAACTTGCAAACCTTCCTCCTATAATCGGGCTAT ACTCGAGCTTTGTGCCACCACTGATCTACTCAGTGTTGGGGAGTTCAAAACATCTAGCTGTGGGCCCCGTGTCAATAGCCTCGTTGGTTATGGGAACAATGTTAAATGATGCGGTTCCATACAATAAAGATCCGAACCTCTACCTTAAGTTAGCTTTCACCGCAACTTTCTTTGCTGGCGTGTTTCAAGCAACTTTAGGATTTCTAAG ATTAGGGTTCGTGATAGATTTCTTATCAAAGGCGACCCTTCTCGGTTTCATGGGTGGGGCCGCGGTTATTGTATCGTTACAGCAACTAAAAGGGCTGCTTGGGATTACTCACTTCACAAATAAAATGCAAATATACCCCGTTTTAGCCTCGGCTATTCAGCACCGAAACGAG TGGTCTTGGCAGACATATGTGATGGGCTTTTGTTTTCTGGCCTTTTTACTGGCCACAAGACATATT GGCATGCGAAAACCGAAGCTCTTCTGGGTATCCGCTGCAGCTCCTTTGACATCAGTCGTCGTCTCGACCCTTTTAGTCACTCTTTTCAGATCAAAGCTTCACAGCATTGCCACT ATTGGTCACTTGGACAAGGGTTTGAATCCACCATCATCAAACATGCTCGTTTTTCACGGCCAGTATCTAGCGCTAGCTATCAAGACCGGTATCATTACCGGAATATTGTCGCTCACT GAAGGGATTGCGGTAGGACGAACATTTGCGGCTTTAAACGATTACCAAGTTGACGGCAACAAAGAAATGATAGCGATCGGTCTTATGAATATGGCTGGTTCATGTTCCTCTTGTTATGTCACTACAG GCTCATTTTCACGGTCTGCTGTGAATGCCAACGCGGGGGCTAAAACTGTGGTGTCTAACATCGTAATGGCGTCAACGGTGCTTGTAACGCTGCTGTTCTTGATGCCTCTTTTTCGCTACACACCAAATCTTATCTTGGCTGCAATAATCATAACTGCAGTGATCGGGCTAATCGATTATCAAAGTGCGCTTAGACTTTGGAAAGTTGATAAACTTGATTTTGTAGCCTGTTTATCTTCGTTTTTCGGTGTTCTCATGATTTCAGTCCCAATGGGTCTTGCAATTGCC GTTGGGGTATCGGTTTTCAAGATTTTGTTACATGTGACAAGACCGAATACGTGTGTTCTAGGAAACATTACAGGAACACAAATATATCAAAATGTAAATagatacaaagaagcaaaaagagTTCCTTATTTTGTAATACTTGGCGTTGAAGCCCCTATCTACTTTGCCAACTCTACATATCTACAAGAAAG GATATTGAGATGGATTAGAGAAGAGGAAGAGTGGTTAGCAGCTAATAATGGCACATCTGTAAAATGTGTAATTATTGATATGACTG CTGTGACTGGAATTGACACAAGTGGTCTTGCAATGGTGAGAGAGCTTAAAAAGATGCTCGAGAAACGCTCACTTCAG TTAGTGTTGGCGAATCCAGGGGGGAGTGTGATGGAAAAGCTACACCAATCTAACATATTGGAGTCACTCGGGTCGGAAGGCGTGTATTTGACAGTTAACGAAGCCGTTGCAGACATATCATCGGCATGGAAAGCTTAG
- the LOC110880117 gene encoding protein SYS1 homolog — translation MFYGSVVWDPWLIVAQIVCIQCLYYLTLGVFMAIFVGTRVSRMSLVYFFDYAAVTISTVTGWCVIASFLLTSVAGAGFLLYLIERAKKCLDFSATVYIIHLCICILYGGWPSSITWWVVNGTGLAIMALLGEYLCIKRELREIPISRLRSSV, via the exons ATGTTCTATGGTTCAGTGGTGTGGGATCCATGGCTAATTGTGGCTCAAATTGTGTGCATTCAGTGCTTGTATTATCTGACGCTTGGAGTATTTATGGCGATTTTTGTTGGAACTAGGGTTTCGAGAATGAGTCTTGTGTACTTCTTTGATTATGCTGCGGTTACTATCTCTACGGTTACTGGATGGTGTGTCATTGCTTCTTTTCTTCTCACTTCTGTTGCAGG AGCTGGGTTCTTGCTTTATTTGATTGAGAGAGCAAAAAAGTGCCTAGATTTTTCAGCGACAGTTTACATAATCCATTTATGCATATGCATTTTATATGGAGGATGGCCTTCATCAATAACATGGTGGGTTGTCAACGGTACTGGATTGGCAATAATGGCTTTGTTAGGAGAATATTTGTGTATTAAACGTGAATTACGAGAAATTCCGATTTCAAGACTCAGATCAA GTGTTTGA
- the LOC110880116 gene encoding MAR-binding filament-like protein 1-1 translates to MGFVMGISTFSSSSQPHFFYSHHRKPHEFGKRRRIYACMQHHDPNDDVSCHRRAFLFMGVAVLPFLNLKARAFENLAPDESENSARAQELNQMAEVQTQSDASSNPVLTLSGSLGILASGVLGAFYALAQKEKSVDIATIESMKNKLVEKEAAILSMQKSFESKLQKEKEAINEQIKNSNQEKQSLMGQISSANTTINGLGQELRKEKKIIQDLQTQIDGLTVDLKKASDDKEALKIQLNDKLSSIEGLQERINLLNSEIKDKKDNLANVRSALAVKESEFKKLNSSYEETRAELTRSKSEIEGLRQEISKLENELELKSSNLDDLNAEIRSLREEKDVIFKELESVKNEYNELKISSEKQAESDATRLVESGKKIDELKERLEFTLTEVVKNEELVNSLTNEGDSLRKTLDIEVRNVNSLENELQTVQKTLEDTRNEAAELAGLLERSKNTCKSLEEELSGVLTKYSESKIELQKNIEELKDTVETLTNELGSTKDDYEKTKEELNRVSVELQEISENRDNLRKELVETYKKLENATHELEQQEKNTASLTKEVNSLKAEILEDKESRKSLESNLEDATKALDETNQNTKILSQELEVSKNTISVLEDEKEVLYKSVDEQKQAIQVARENMEDAHNAILKLGKEKESLEKKVSKLEKELAVAKGEILQLRTVKNTSETAQKKENENGSEENAEKVNENGSEDEKETVTVKKVRRRKRVVSQQEES, encoded by the exons ATGGGGTTTGTAATGGGGATTTCTACATTTTCATCTTCTTCACAACCCCATTTCTTCTATTCCCACCACAGAAAACCACATGAGTTTGGTAAAAGAAGACGAATTTACGCCTGTATGCAACACCATGACCCAAACGACGACGTTTCCTGCCACAGAAGAGCGTTTCTGTTCATGGGTGTTGCTGTTCTTCCGTTTTTGAATTTAAAGGCTAGAGCTTTTGAAAATCTTGCTCCTGATGAATCcg AAAATTCTGCAAGGGCACAAGAGCTTAATCAAATGGCAGAG GTACAAACTCAAAGCGATGCATCATCAAATCCCGTTCTTACCCTTTCGGGGTCACTTGGAATACTTGCTTCAGGTGTGCTTGGTGCTTTTTATGCATTGGCTCAGAAAGAAAAATCAGTCGACATTGCAACAATAGAATCT ATGAAAAATAAACTGGTGGAGAAGGAAGCTGCAATCCTTTCAATGCAGAAAAGCTTCGAGTCAAAACTACAGAAAGAAAAAGAAGCGATAAACGAGCAAATTAAAAATTCAAATCAAGAAAAACAATCATTAATGGGTCAAATAAGTTCAGCAAACACTACGATTAATGGGTTAGGACAAGAGCTTCGGAAAGAGAAAAAAATCATTCAAGATCTTCAAACTCAGATTGACGGTCTTACGGTTGACTTAAAAAAAGCTTCAGATGATAAAGAAGCCCTGAAAATTCAGTTAAACGATAAGCTTTCTTCTATTGAAGGTTTACAAGAACGGATAAACTTGCTTAACTCCGAGATTAAAGATAAAAAAGACAATCTGGCAAATGTCCGTTCTGCCCTTGCGGTTAAAGAATCCGAGTTCAAGAAACTGAATTCTAGTTATGAAGAAACACGCGCAGAGTTGACCAGGTCAAAGTCAGAGATTGAAGGACTAAGACAAGAAATCTCGAAACTTGAGAACGAGTTAGAATTGAAAAGTTCGAATCTTGATGATTTGAACGCAGAAATTCGGTCTTTACGTGAAGAAAAAGACGTTATTTTCAAGGAATTGGAATCTGTTAAAAACGAGTACAACGAGTTGAAGATTTCGTCAGAAAAGCAAGCGGAATCTGATGCTACGCGTTTGGTAGAAAGCGGGAAGAAAATCGACGAGCTTAAAGAAAGGCTTGAGTTCACGTTGACCGAAGTGGTCAAAAACGAAGAATTAGTCAACTCGTTGACTAATGAAGGAGACAGTTTAAGGAAGACGTTGGATATTGAAGTCAGAAACGTTAATAGCCTTGAAAATGAGCTTCAGACCGTACAGAAAACATTAGAGGACACGAGAAACGAGGCTGCTGAGCTGGCGGGACTTCTTGAGCGTTCTAAGAATACATGCAAGAGTCTCGAGGAAGAACTTTCTGGAGTTCTAACCAAATATTCTGAATCTAAAATCGAGTTACAGAAAAACATTGAAGAATTGAAAGATACGGTTGAAACGCTGACTAACGAGCTCGGGTCAACCAAAGACGATTATGAAAAAACAAAGGAGGAACTAAACCGGGTATCCGTAGAACTTCAAGAAATATCAGAAAACCGTGACAATTTACGTAAAGAGCTCGTCGAGACGTATAAAAAGCTTGAAAACGCAACTCACGAGCTTGAACAACAGGAGAAAAACACTGCGTCTTTGACCAAAGAAGTCAACTCACTAAAAGCCGAGATCTTGGAAGACAAAGAGTCAAGAAAGTCATTAGAAAGCAATTTAGAAGACGCCACAAAAGCACTCGACGAAACCAACCAAAACACCAAGATTCTATCACAGGAATTGGAGGTTTCAAAAAACACGATTTCCGTGCTAGAAGACGAAAAAGAAGTTCTGTACAAATCTGTCGACGAACAGAAACAGGCGATTCAAGTAGCCCGAGAAAACATGGAGGATGCGCATAATGCGATTTTGAAATTGGGAAAAGAAAAGGAGAGTTTGGAGAAAAAAGTAAGCAAACTCGAGAAGGAATTAGCGGTTGCAAAAGGCGAGATTTTACAGTTAAGAACCGTAAAGAATACATCGGAAACTGCCCAGAAGAAGGAAAACGAGAATGGAAGTGAAGAAAACGCGGAAAAGGTGAATGAGAATGGAAGTGAAGATGAGAAAGAAACTGTAACTGTGAAGAAAGTTAGGAGGAGGAAAAGGGTTGTATCACAACAGGAAGAATCTTGA